A single window of Verrucomicrobiota bacterium DNA harbors:
- a CDS encoding ABC transporter ATP-binding protein has translation MPSTAILKLSNVTKSYDALAGAGPLVVLKEISLELAAGESLAIIGPSGSGKSTLLNIIGTLDRPTSGHVTLDGQDLNQLNELQLAAVRNRKIGFIFQAHHLLPQCTVLENVLVPTLANPSPGLRPLSPHPMGRGQSEGSPSTSETSEARAERLLRRVGLGERVNHRPGQLSGGERQRVAVVRALINQPQLLLADEPTGALDRASAQQLAELLLDLNREENVTLVVVTHALDLAQRMGRVRRLEDGKLVEETR, from the coding sequence ATGCCATCAACTGCAATTCTAAAACTTTCCAACGTGACGAAAAGTTACGATGCGCTTGCGGGCGCTGGGCCGTTGGTCGTGCTCAAGGAGATCTCACTGGAACTGGCGGCGGGCGAATCGCTCGCTATCATCGGCCCGTCGGGTTCAGGCAAGAGCACATTACTGAACATCATTGGCACGCTCGACCGGCCCACTTCGGGACATGTGACGCTCGATGGCCAGGACCTCAACCAGTTGAACGAACTTCAACTGGCCGCCGTGCGCAACCGAAAGATCGGTTTTATTTTTCAGGCCCATCATCTCCTGCCGCAATGCACCGTGCTGGAAAATGTTCTCGTGCCGACACTGGCCAACCCCTCACCCGGCCTTCGGCCACTCTCTCCCCATCCGATGGGGAGAGGGCAGAGTGAGGGGAGTCCCTCTACTTCTGAAACTTCTGAAGCCCGCGCCGAACGCCTCCTCAGGCGCGTCGGTCTTGGTGAGCGCGTGAACCACCGTCCGGGTCAGCTCTCCGGTGGCGAGCGGCAACGCGTCGCGGTGGTGCGCGCCTTGATCAACCAACCGCAACTCCTGCTGGCCGACGAACCGACCGGAGCGCTGGATCGCGCCTCGGCGCAACAACTCGCCGAACTGCTGCTCGATCTCAACCGCGAGGAAAACGTGACGCTGGTCGTCGTTACTCACGCGCTCGATTTGGCGCAGCGAATGGGAAGGGTGCGGCGCTTGGAGGACGGGAAGCTGGTCGAAGAAACGCGATGA